TGATGGTGTGGATTTTTACGTCAACCTTTCTTATATCTTGAATGAGAGGCATCTTAAAGTGAAGTCCAGGAGGTAATTCATGAGGGTCGTACTTACCTAAAGTAATCTTTACGCCTACCTGTCCAGATTCTATTGTTTCAAATGGCTTGAATACACCAAAAGCAAACATAAGAACGAAAAATATTCCCAACAATCCTGCGAATTTTCTAAGTTCAGGCGGAGCTTCTTTCACTATTTAACCTCTTCTTTAAGAATTTCTATCAACAGCTTTAACGCTTTTTTGGCAGCTTTCCTCCTTCTGTGGTTACGGCGCTTAACTTCATCCGGGTCATCATCTTTAAAGATAAACTTAAACACTTCTACTCTATCCTTTACTGCTACACCAATGTAGGTTAAACCGACAGGCTTTTCTTCCGTTCCACCGGAAGGTCCTGCTATTCCGGTAGTGGAAATAGCACAATCGGTATTCATAAGTTCCTTAACGCCTAAAACCATTTCTCTCGCTGTTTCTTCACTAACTGCACCGTATTTGAGTAACGTTTCTGCCTTAACGTTTAAAACCTTCATCTTTATGTGGTTATCGTATGCAACTACACCACCCATAAAGTATTCTGAACTTCCAGGAACGTTAACGATTCTGGCTGCCACTAAACCACCGGTGCAACTTTCAGCCGTAGAAAGTTTCAATCCAGCCTTTGTTAAAAGCTCTTTAAGTTCAAATTCCGGTTTCATGACTTAACTCCGTAGATAGTTATAATTATTCTAACATCACGCTTCACGTTTAAAACAATAAAGGAACTGCAGTATGAAAAAGGAAGAGGTAATAAAAATCCTGCAAAAACACAGGAAAGATATAGAGAAGTTCGGCGTAAAAAGAATCGGCTTGTTCGGCTCTGTGGCAAGAGATAAAGCTAACGAGAAGAGCGATATTGATTTTGTTGTTGAGTTTGGAAAAGGGAAAGCCACATTCAAAAATTTCGGGGGATTGATTGAGTTTTTGGAAAACCTTTTCCACAGAGAAATGGATATTTTAACACCAGAAGGAATCAAAAGCATAAGAATTAAATCCGTAAGGGAAAGAATAAAAAAAGAGGTAGAGTATGTTTGACAGAAGCAACAAGGAGTTTGTCATAAATCTAGTATGGAGGAAAATAGAATGTTTTCTCTACCAGAACACATAAAAAAAGTTCACGTTTACGAACCTGGAAAACCGGAAGATGAACTGAAAAGAGAGTTAGAACTAAAAGAAATAGTCAAGTTGGCTTCAAACGAAAATCCCCTCGGCCCCTCCCCCGCAGCCGTCAGAGCAATCATTGAAGACCTGAAAAACCTCAATCGCTATCCAGACGGAAATTCCTACTACCTCAAAAAAGCCCTCGCAGAACATTTAAACGTTGAAATTGAAAATATCTTTGTAGGTTTGGGTTCTAACGAAGCGCTGGATATCATCTCAAGAGCATACTTAAGACCTGGCAAAAACGCCGTTTACAGCGAAAAATCCTTCGCCGTTTACCCCATAGTCGTTCAGCTTGCAGGCGCAGAGCATAAAGTTGTAAAAGCTAAAGATAACTACTATATGGACCTGAAAGCGCACCTTGATGCAATAGACGAAAACACAGCAGTGGTGTTTTTAGCAAACCCAAACAACCCGACAGGAACGGCATTTACAAGAAAAGAGTTTGAAGAGTTTTTAAAAGAGTTCCCCAACGACGTTCTGCTCGTTTTAGATGAAGCTTATTACGAATACGCCGTAGGAGCAGGTTTTGATATAGAAAACGGCGTTGAATACATTCACGAAAAGAACATAGTGGTAACGAGAACGTTTTCAAAAATTTACGGACTTGCAGGTTTAAGGTTAGGATACGCCGTTGCTAAAAAGGAAATAATAGAAGACATGAACAGAATCAGACAGCCCTTTAACGTAACAAGACCTGCACAGGTAGGCGGCGTTGCAGCGTTAGAAGATAAGATGTTTATCAAACATTCTCAGGTGGTAAACGAAGAAGGCAAGAAGTATCTATACGAGCAGTTTGAAAAGTTAGGGCTTGAATACGTTCCAACCTACGCAAACTTCATACTGGTAAAGGTAGGATTTCCCAGCAGAGAAGTATTCAACCGCCTGCTTAAAAAAGGCGTTATAGTCAGAGCTATGGACGGATACGGCTTCCCAGACCACATAAGAGTTACAATCGGAACGATGAAGGAAAACATCTTCTTCATCAACAAGCTTAAAGAGGTTTTAGAGGAGTTAAGAGGTTGAAGATAGCCCACATCTCAGACAGCCACACAGGATACGCCCAGTATAGACTTATAGAGAGAAAGAGAGACTTTTTACTGGCGTTTGAAAGGGCAATAGATGAAAGCCTCAATAGAAAGGTTGACCTGATTATCCATACCGGAGACCTTTTTGAAAGTTACCAGCCGGACATGGCAACATTTTCCGCCGTTATAAAGATTCTTCAAAAAGTTAAAAGTGCAGGTGTGGAATTTTTAGCCATAACGGGAAATCACGACAGGGCTTTAAGGGGTGGCGTCGTTCCGCCTCACAGAGTTTTAGAAGAGTTAGGACTGCTGAAGTTTCTCAATATTAAACCGGGAATTCCTGTAAAAGAACAGGTTTTTTCGGACGGCGATTTTGTAATCGCTGGATTTCAATACCTTCCTAAAAGGCTGTTAGACGCTTTTAAAGAGGATATCTTCCCCTCACTTTCCGAATTAGCAGCAAAGAGCAAAACGTCAATTCTGATGTTCCATCAGGGAATAAAGCAGTATCTACCTTACGAAGAAAGCTACGAGATGGACTTTGTTGACCTGCCGGAAGGGTTTGATTACTACGCAGGCGGGCACGTTCACGCCTTCTTAAAGGAAAACGTCAAAGGGGGAATACTATCCTACGCAGGCGCTACGGAGTTCAGAAGCAGGAGAGAAGCTGAGAGGAATTTCAGGGGTTTCAACGTCTTTGATACAAAAGAGAAAAAGCTTGAGAGAATTGAATTGGAAGGTTTAAGACCTTTCATAGTTGTTAACTGTAACGAGGAAAACGTCAAAGAAGAGTTAGAAAAAGCTTTAAGCAGAGCCGAAGAAAGCGAGATTCCACCGATTGTTGTAGTTGATTACAAATTCAGAGGACTTGAAATTGAAACTTTCTCGGAAACTCTTAAATCTCTGGAAAAGGTTTCATTAACTTTGAGGATACTGAAAAAACGGCTGGAAGGAGAAGAAAAAGAGCTAACGGGCGGGAAAGGAAAAAGCTACGCCACGTTCTTGGAAGAGTTTATGAAAGAAAAAGGCGCTGGAAGCAGCGCCATAAAGGTTGCAAAAGAGCTTTTAGACGCATCGCCGGAACACGTAGAAGAGATTTTAAAGGCTTTCTCGTTTGAGATGACGGGAAGCGAGAGGCTAAAGGAATTTTTGGATGGGGTGGGGGATTTTTAACCTTTTAGCCGACGTTCTATTCCCTTCCTACTGCGCCGTTTGCGGAAAAGTTTTAATCGGAAAGGATAACTACGCCGTTGCCTGCAGAGATTGCTGGAACGAACACTTTAAAGCCTACAAAGGCGTAAAGTGCCTGATTTGCGGACATCCGGTTGAAAAGCTGCCGGGGAGCGGAAACCTGTGCAAAAGGTGTCTTGAAAGCGGCAGGAGGTTTTACTTTGAGGGGGTGGATTTTTTCGGCATCTACGAAGGGCTTATAGAATACGCCATTTATGAGCTGAAGTTTGAAAAAAACCTGCCGGTTGCAGGGTTCATAGGAAAGGAAATCAGCAGGCAGCTGAACAGTTTTGCCCTGAAAAATCGGGTTGATGTAATCACGTTCGTGCCCGTATCTGAAGAAAGGAAAAGAGAAAGAGGCTACGACCAGTGCGAAGAAATTTTGAAAGCAACCGGTATTAAATTTGAAAGCTTATTAGAAAAAACGTTTGAAACTGAAAGACAGGCTACTCTTGAATTCTCTAAAAGGCGGGAAAACGTAAAAGGATGCTTCAGGGTTAACAGAAACGTAAAAGGAAAGAGAGTTCTACTCTTTGACGATGTCTTCACAACCGGCGCAACGGCAAACGAAGCGGCAAAAACTCTGAAAGAAGCAGGAGCAGAAAGGGTTTTTGTATTTACAGTAGCCTACACCGTTTTAGGAAAATAGAAGACACGCAACTTTCCTGCCGTTTTCCACCACTATCGGTTTCATGTCAAATGAAAGGCACTCTTTCTTTCGGTAAGAGCATCTAAAGTAGAAAGGACATCCACTTTCTGGAACTTTTTCATCGTCAGTAGATATTACCCTCTTTTTCTTCAAACCTATTTGCGGAACAGGGGTGGATTCAACTAAAAGCTTGGTATACGGATGCAGGGGAGATGAGATAACGTCTTCGGTTCTACCCTCTTCAACGACATAACCTTTATACATCACGATAACTCTGTCGCTTACGGCTTCCACGGTAGGCAGAGAGTGAGAGATAAAGAAATAGCTCATTCCAAACTTTTCCTGAAGGTCAAGAAAAAGGTTGACAATCTGCGCCTGAACGGAAACGTCAAGTGCTGAAGTGGGTTCATCTGCAACTATGAGTTTTGGCTTTAAAGCAACTGCCCGGGCGATGGCAAGGCGCTGCTTTTGACCGCCGGAAAGCTGGTGAGGGTAACTCTCAAGAGCGTTTAAAGGAAGGTTAACTAATTCTATAAGTTCTCTGGCTTTTTCCTTCAATTCCTTCTTTATATAAGCGTAGTTTATCTTTAAACCTTCCGTAACGATTTCCCAGCCTTTCATTCTTGGGTTTAAAGAACCCTGAGGGTTCTGGAAGACTGCCTGAACGTTAAGCCTGTAGTTTCTATACTCTTTGCCTTTCAGAAAACGAATGTTTTTACCCAGATACCTGATTTCGCCCTTTGTGGGTTTTTCAAGGTCAAGGATGGTTTTGGCGAGGGTGGATTTTCCGCAACCGCTTTCACCTATAACGCCAAGCGTTTCCCCTTCCTTCACGTAAACGCTAACGTCCCTTAAAGCCACCAACTTTTCTATCGTTCTGCCAAACCAGTCTTTTTTAACCGGAAATTCTTTAGTTACATTAATCGTTTCTATTAACTTTTCCAAAACCTACCTCTCAATTAATCGCCTAAATTATAACTGGTAGAATTCCTTTAACAGGAGTGCAGGTTGAAAGAGAAGAAAATAAAATGCCCCAACTGCGGTAGAGAAACGGAATGGAAAGGTAATCCGTTTCGCCCTTTCTGTTCTGAAAAGTGTAAGTTAGCAGACTTGAACAAATGGTTTAACGAAGAATACGCCATAGAAGGTGCTGTAGGAAATGAAGAATCAGAAGAAGTTGACACCGGCTCTTAAACAGTATCTTGACCTGAAAGAGAAGTTCAAAGATGCAATCTTAATGTTCAGAATGGGTGACTTCTACGAAATGTTCTTTGAAGACGCAAAAGTAGCAGCAAAGGAACTGGAAATTGCCCTGACTTCAAGACCTTTTGGAAAGAATAGTGCCAAAGTCCCCATGTGCGGCGTTCCCTATCACGCTGTGGAAAACTACATAACCAAACTGGTGAAAAAGGGCTACAAAGTTGCCATATGCGAGCAGTTAGAAGAACCAAAGCCTGGTAAAAAGGTCGTTGACAGAGACGTAGTCAGAGTTATCACGCCCGGCACTTACTTTGAAGATGAAACGGAAGACAGATTCTTAATGGCAATATATCCGTTCAAAGGCAACTACTGCGTGGCGTGGTGCGAATTGGGAACAGGTGATTACCTTTTTACAACAGTTAATAAAAAGGAACTTCTGTCAATACTATCAAAGTTTAAGCCACGAGAAATCATCATTCCCAACACTTCTTCAATTCATTCGCTAATAAAAGAAGCTCTTCCTCATGCCTCTATCGTTGAAAGAGAACCTTGCCTTTTTTCAGAAAAGGAAACAGTAATAGATGCAGAAAACAAAGGTGAAGTAAAAGCTATTTCTGCTCTCTCAGAGTTCGTTAAAGAAACCCAGAAAGAGTTTATACCCAAACTTAAAACTCCCCGTAAATACACAGGCAACAGATACGTTTATATTGACCCTCAAACGCAGAAAAACCTTGAGCTTATAGAACCTGCTTTCGGCGACAACGACAAAGCATCTCTATTCGGCGTTTTAAACAGAACAAAAACAGGAATGGGCAGAAGACTCTTAAAGTTCTGGATATTACATCCTTTAAGGGACATAAAAGAAATACAAAAACGCCTGAATGCTGTAGAGGAATTAACTAAAAACTACGAAACTTTAGAAAAACTTTCTTCAACGCTATCCCGAATATACGACCTGGAAAGATTACTATCCAAGATTACGTCTGGCATAGCCAACCCAAGAGAAATTGCCGCCTTAAGAAACTCTTTAAGTATACTTCCACAGCTCTTTCAGGAAATGTCCCAACTATCATCAACGCTATTTTCAGAAATAAAGAACGACTTTGACGACCTCTACGATATCTACTGCGAAATAGAAAGGGTTTTAGTAGAAAATCCCCCCACCTCTCCCAAAGAAGGCGGACTGATTAAAGAAGGCGTCAACGAAGAGTTAGATGAATTGAGAAAACTGAAAAGTCAGGCAGAATCAATCATAAGAGAGATAGAAGAAAGAGAAAGACAGAGAACAGGCATATCAAGCCTAAAAGTAGGCTACAACAACGTTTTCGGATACTACATAGAAGTTTCCAGACCAAACCTTCACCTGATTCCTGAAGATTACATAAGAAAACAAACACTGGTCAATGCAGAAAGGTTTATAACGCCAGAACTAAAAGAGTTTGAAGAGAAAATCCTCTCCGCCCAGGAAAGAATAGAAAAGATAGAGTATGAACTCTTCTCCAACCTACGCCAATTCATAACAGACAACGCCCACAGAATAATGAAAACGGCAGAGAAAGTCGCCCTCATAGATGTCCTTCAATCCTTAGCCGCCGTTGCAGTTGAAAGAGACTACACAAAACCTGAAGTAAAAGAAAGCTTCTCAATCTACATAGAAGAAGGTAAACACCCGGTTCTTGAAAAGTTCTTGGAAGAAGATTTCATTCCAAATACCACCGCCCTCACCCCCGAAAGTTACATCCTCATCGTTACAGGACCGAACATGGGCGGAAAATCGGTATTCCTGCGTCAGACAGCCCTCATAACACTAATGGCACAAATAGGCTCTTTTGTGCCAGCCCAAAAGGCAAAAATAGGCATCGTTGACAGGATATTTTCCCGTATTGGCGCTGCAGACAACCTAAGCAAGGGGCTTTCAACCTTTATGATGGAAATGGTAGAAACTGCCAACATCCTGAAAAACGCCACAGAAAACAGCCTCATAATACTTGATGAAATCGGAAGGGGAACGAGCACCTACGACGGCATGAGCATCGCAAGAGCTGTGGTGGAATACATCTCAGAAAAACTTTCTGCAAAAACTCTCTTTGCAACCCACTACCATGAACTTACAGAACTTGAAGGAACGGTGAAAGGCATCAAAAACTTTCACGTTTCCGTAGAAGAAATAAACGGCAGAATAGTATTCACCCATAAAGTTTTGCCCGGAGCGTCGGAAAAGTCCTACGGCGTCCACGTTGCAGAGTTAGCAGGACTTCCAAAGGAAGTAATAAAGAGAGCCAAAGAAATCCTCAGCAGCCTTGAAGAGAAAACCGACTACCTCCCCCTGTTTCAAAATATCCCCACCTACAGCGAAACTACAGAGTTTGAAAACGAAATGGTAGAAAGGCTTTTAGAAGAGTTAGAATCCATTGAAATTTCCACCACAACACCCCTTGAAGCGCTCATGATACTGTCAAAGTTGAAAGAAATCGCTAAAACGGTGAAAAGAGGTGGACGTTGATTTTGGTAACGGGCGGAGCAGGCTTCATAGGTTCACACCTCGTTGAAGAGATAGTAAAAAAGGAAAAAGTCGTTGTAGTGGATAACCTTTCAAGCGGAAAATTAGAGAACCTGCCAGAACACGAAAACCTTATTTTCCTGAAAGAAGACATATCGGATAAAAGCACAGTCAAGAATATCTTTGATAGCTACCCTGTAAAAACCGTATATCATCTGGCAGCTGTTGCTTCCGTTCAAAGGTCGGTAGAGGAACCGGAAGAAACCCACAGAACAAACTTTGATTCAACTCTGTTCCTTTTAGAAGAGAGCAGAAAAAACAAAGTAAGCAAGTTTATATTTGCCTCCTCTGCAGCCGTTTACGGCGACCTTCCAGAACTGCCCAAAAGAGAGGATATGCCCGTCAAACCGCTAACCCCTTACGGCGTTGACAAATACGCTTCCGAAAGATACGTGGTTAACAGCTTCCACCTTTACAACTTAAACGGCACAGCTCTGCGTTTTTTCAACGTTTACGGCGAAAGGCAGGACCCTTCATCCCCCTATTCCGGTGTTATTTCAATATTCATAGATAGAACTATAAAGCACCTTTCAGGTGAAGAAACGAAAATAGTCATATACGGCGATGGCAAACAAACGAGGGACTTTATCTACGTAAAAGACGTTGTTAAAGCTCTTATCCTTGTTGGCAAATCACCTGAATCTAACGGAAAGGTTTTCAACGTGGGAACGGGCAGAGAAACCTCTCTCCTGCAGCTACTCAAAGTGATAGAAGAAATTGCCGGTGACGTTCCACCGGTAAAGTTTGCCCCTCCCCGCAGAGGTGATGTAAAACGTTCCTGCGCAGATATAAGAAGAATTAAAGAGTTGGGGTTCCAGCCTTCCTATTCTTTGAAAGAAGGATTAAGAAAACTGTTCCAATACGAGCTTCAGAACCACAAACGATAACCTGAAGTAATTGTCCAGCCAGAAGAGTTCGTTCCTTTAAAACCGTTAAAAACGGTTCCCTCTATATGTAAGTTGTCGTCTCCGAACAATTTTCCTCCTATCCCCAAAAGAACAGAAGCGTTCATTCCATATTTTGAGCTGTAGCTTAGAGAGGAATCAAAGTAAGGTCTCCAGACTCTGACAAAGCTGTTTCTATTCTCAAAGCCAAAGTTAAGCCCCACACCTAACTGATAGAAGCTGTCAGGCAGAACGTCGGCTGGTTTGTATTCAGATATCTTATCTGCATAAGAGTTAGTATGGTCAGATTCAGCGTATTCGTTAACAGAGAAGAAAAGCCTGAAAAGGTAATCCGGGTATCCCGAACGAGCTTTATAGGAAAGCTCTGAATAAAGCTCTCTACCTCTTCCCACGTAAACGCCGTCAACAGAGTAATACCTATCAAGGTAAAAAGAACTGAAAAATCCGTATTTGTTGGTAATAGGAAAGGAATACTCAAAACCGCCGCCGGACTTAAGAGTTGAAAAAGAAGCAATCTCTGAAACATCGCTCAAAGCGTTCACATAAAGTTTAACTGTTAACTGACTTCCCCTGTAAAAACTCCTGCTACCTTTCAGATAAAATCCCCTCCTCTCTCTACCCCCTGCTCTAAAGATAGTTACACCGCCAGAAAGCGAAGACTTGTGAAAATATCTCTTTAACCCCACGGCAACGTCAGCAGTTCCTTTTCTTTCTGACAGAACGTTTCCGCCGTTAAGAGAAAGCAGGTTGTTACTTTCAAAGGTGAAATAGGTATCATCTTCAAAATGCCAGCGCAGTTTAAAGTGCGGAGAAAGGTAGCTAAATCTACCGCTCCTGTTAAACGTCAGGTCAGCAGAAAAAACAGAAGCGTAGTTGACAATCAGGTCTCTGAATTGACAGTAAAGCCTGTTATCTTCCCTGTTCTCTTCAAGACCCTTGTAAGCAACTACAAACGCTTTTCCGAACTTTTCTATCTCCTCAAGGGCTGCAACTCTGTCTCTTACTGGCAATATCTCTAAATACTTTGACAATAACCTTTCCATCATATACCTGTCATCTTTGTAAAGAGCAAGAGAAAGTCTCATCCAGGGTTTCAGCTTAAAACTCTTCCTTTTCTGCAGATACTCAACTTCTTCGTTCCTTCCGCGGTAAAGCAGGTAAGACAGGTAAATCTCTCTGGCAAAATCAGAATCCAGATAGCGTTTCAAACGAACATAATCTCTTTCAAACTTTTCCGGTTGCTCAAAGTAGATAGCCGTGCGTAGATAAGCTTCAACGATATCCCTTCCTCTCTTTCCATTTTCAACTTCTCTCTCTGCCTTTTTAAATATCTTAAACCTTAACTTTTTAGCTTCTCCTTCTCTGCCGTAAAGCTCTAAAACGTCCGCTTTTGTAAGCAGAAACGAAAGGCTTCTATCTTTCACAAAATTAATGCACCGTAAAGCGTCTTTTCCGTCCTGCAAGAACAGGTATGCAGAAAGGAAATCCTCAGGTATCAGCTTTTCGTAACTTCGGTATTTTTCTAAAACAGACTTTAAACCTTTAACGTCCTCTGCTGTAATGAGAAGGGATATGAGCTGGGATATCAGGTCGGGGGATGGGTGGGGGGATTTTTTTATGGCTGAGCGTATAAGCTTTTCTGCCCTATCAACTTCACCAATTTTTAGAAGAGCGTAAGTATAGATAGAAAAAATATCCGCATTGCTTAACAACTTTTCCCTCTGATTTTCAGGAAATCTATTGAGAAAATAAACAATATCTTTCCACCTTTTGTGTGAAGAGAGAAAAAACAGATAATAAATGAGAAAACTATCCTTTTTAAACCTTTTATAACCATCCAAAGCATACTTTGCTGCTAATTCTGGCTTTCTATAGTAAAAATACAGAACAACACGTTCATAATCATCAACACTTCCTTTCCCTTCCAAAATCAATCTCTCAGAAACTTTTACCGCAGTATCAAAATCACCAAGCGCCCAAGCAAGATTACTCAAGGTTCTCAAATAAGAAGCATCTTTCACCTTTTGCCATTCTTCCTTTAGAGAATCCAAAGATTTCCCAAACTGCCGCTTCGCAAAATAAATATGAGCAAGAAACAACCTATCTCTCGGATTTAATCCATACTTTTTTCTTAAAATCTTAAAAACCTCTAACGCCTTCTCCGTCTGTCCTCTATACCAATATATATTCGCTGCCACTCTTAAAGCTTCAGGATTATTACCATATTTTCTTACCAAGATTTCAGCAGCCTTGTCTGGCTGCCCAGCCACGTTAAACACGTTTATAACTTCTTTGAAACCTACGTTTATCCCCCTTTTAAGCATCAAATTTAATGTTTTCATTGCTAAATCAGGTCTATTAAGCGCAAGAGACATTGAATAAAGTTCTCTCAAGTACTCCCACTTATGAAAACCAAAAACTAATTTTTCAAGTGCTTTTAGAGCAATTTCAGGCTTTCCACTCCAGGTAGCAACTGTTTTTAATCTCTCCCACCACAAATCAGAATTTGGAAACTTCTTTATTCCCAAAAGAGCTACAGTTAAAGCCTTATCTAACTTTCTATTCCCAAGATAAACGGTATAAAGAACATCCAACACACCGTTACCATGAATAACATTTTTCCTTTTTTTCTTTATTTTAGATACATCAGTAGGAACAAAAGAGTAGCTCTTAATACCTAAAGCCTTTAAAATACCTATCTTTCTCCTCAATTCCCTGACAGTAGAAGCAGTTAGAAACCTTACAGTATAGTATCCTTTATCAGTTTTATAAATAAACGCATCTCTCCTTATCTCCTGTGGAAGTTTTCTCAAAAACCCTTCTGCATACTTATACGATGGAAACGTCGCTAACTGTATAGAGTAAGTCCCCGCAAAGACCACCTTCGGAAACAAAAGGAAAATCAACAAAACAATCCCCACTCCCCACCAGTTACTTCTCATTTAATTTCCTCCAGAAACCCTCTTCAAAAGCATATCAGCAATTCTCAAAGATAGCTTCCTATCGTTAATAGCTCTTGCCACACCTAAAAA
This region of Desulfurobacterium pacificum genomic DNA includes:
- a CDS encoding CinA family protein, which encodes MKPEFELKELLTKAGLKLSTAESCTGGLVAARIVNVPGSSEYFMGGVVAYDNHIKMKVLNVKAETLLKYGAVSEETAREMVLGVKELMNTDCAISTTGIAGPSGGTEEKPVGLTYIGVAVKDRVEVFKFIFKDDDPDEVKRRNHRRRKAAKKALKLLIEILKEEVK
- a CDS encoding nucleotidyltransferase family protein; this encodes MKKEEVIKILQKHRKDIEKFGVKRIGLFGSVARDKANEKSDIDFVVEFGKGKATFKNFGGLIEFLENLFHREMDILTPEGIKSIRIKSVRERIKKEVEYV
- the hisC gene encoding histidinol-phosphate transaminase encodes the protein MFSLPEHIKKVHVYEPGKPEDELKRELELKEIVKLASNENPLGPSPAAVRAIIEDLKNLNRYPDGNSYYLKKALAEHLNVEIENIFVGLGSNEALDIISRAYLRPGKNAVYSEKSFAVYPIVVQLAGAEHKVVKAKDNYYMDLKAHLDAIDENTAVVFLANPNNPTGTAFTRKEFEEFLKEFPNDVLLVLDEAYYEYAVGAGFDIENGVEYIHEKNIVVTRTFSKIYGLAGLRLGYAVAKKEIIEDMNRIRQPFNVTRPAQVGGVAALEDKMFIKHSQVVNEEGKKYLYEQFEKLGLEYVPTYANFILVKVGFPSREVFNRLLKKGVIVRAMDGYGFPDHIRVTIGTMKENIFFINKLKEVLEELRG
- a CDS encoding metallophosphoesterase family protein, whose translation is MKIAHISDSHTGYAQYRLIERKRDFLLAFERAIDESLNRKVDLIIHTGDLFESYQPDMATFSAVIKILQKVKSAGVEFLAITGNHDRALRGGVVPPHRVLEELGLLKFLNIKPGIPVKEQVFSDGDFVIAGFQYLPKRLLDAFKEDIFPSLSELAAKSKTSILMFHQGIKQYLPYEESYEMDFVDLPEGFDYYAGGHVHAFLKENVKGGILSYAGATEFRSRREAERNFRGFNVFDTKEKKLERIELEGLRPFIVVNCNEENVKEELEKALSRAEESEIPPIVVVDYKFRGLEIETFSETLKSLEKVSLTLRILKKRLEGEEKELTGGKGKSYATFLEEFMKEKGAGSSAIKVAKELLDASPEHVEEILKAFSFEMTGSERLKEFLDGVGDF
- a CDS encoding ComF family protein, translated to MGWGIFNLLADVLFPSYCAVCGKVLIGKDNYAVACRDCWNEHFKAYKGVKCLICGHPVEKLPGSGNLCKRCLESGRRFYFEGVDFFGIYEGLIEYAIYELKFEKNLPVAGFIGKEISRQLNSFALKNRVDVITFVPVSEERKRERGYDQCEEILKATGIKFESLLEKTFETERQATLEFSKRRENVKGCFRVNRNVKGKRVLLFDDVFTTGATANEAAKTLKEAGAERVFVFTVAYTVLGK
- a CDS encoding oligopeptide/dipeptide ABC transporter ATP-binding protein; amino-acid sequence: MEKLIETINVTKEFPVKKDWFGRTIEKLVALRDVSVYVKEGETLGVIGESGCGKSTLAKTILDLEKPTKGEIRYLGKNIRFLKGKEYRNYRLNVQAVFQNPQGSLNPRMKGWEIVTEGLKINYAYIKKELKEKARELIELVNLPLNALESYPHQLSGGQKQRLAIARAVALKPKLIVADEPTSALDVSVQAQIVNLFLDLQEKFGMSYFFISHSLPTVEAVSDRVIVMYKGYVVEEGRTEDVISSPLHPYTKLLVESTPVPQIGLKKKRVISTDDEKVPESGCPFYFRCSYRKKECLSFDMKPIVVENGRKVACLLFS
- a CDS encoding DNA gyrase inhibitor YacG, with amino-acid sequence MKEKKIKCPNCGRETEWKGNPFRPFCSEKCKLADLNKWFNEEYAIEGAVGNEESEEVDTGS
- the mutS gene encoding DNA mismatch repair protein MutS, with product MKNQKKLTPALKQYLDLKEKFKDAILMFRMGDFYEMFFEDAKVAAKELEIALTSRPFGKNSAKVPMCGVPYHAVENYITKLVKKGYKVAICEQLEEPKPGKKVVDRDVVRVITPGTYFEDETEDRFLMAIYPFKGNYCVAWCELGTGDYLFTTVNKKELLSILSKFKPREIIIPNTSSIHSLIKEALPHASIVEREPCLFSEKETVIDAENKGEVKAISALSEFVKETQKEFIPKLKTPRKYTGNRYVYIDPQTQKNLELIEPAFGDNDKASLFGVLNRTKTGMGRRLLKFWILHPLRDIKEIQKRLNAVEELTKNYETLEKLSSTLSRIYDLERLLSKITSGIANPREIAALRNSLSILPQLFQEMSQLSSTLFSEIKNDFDDLYDIYCEIERVLVENPPTSPKEGGLIKEGVNEELDELRKLKSQAESIIREIEERERQRTGISSLKVGYNNVFGYYIEVSRPNLHLIPEDYIRKQTLVNAERFITPELKEFEEKILSAQERIEKIEYELFSNLRQFITDNAHRIMKTAEKVALIDVLQSLAAVAVERDYTKPEVKESFSIYIEEGKHPVLEKFLEEDFIPNTTALTPESYILIVTGPNMGGKSVFLRQTALITLMAQIGSFVPAQKAKIGIVDRIFSRIGAADNLSKGLSTFMMEMVETANILKNATENSLIILDEIGRGTSTYDGMSIARAVVEYISEKLSAKTLFATHYHELTELEGTVKGIKNFHVSVEEINGRIVFTHKVLPGASEKSYGVHVAELAGLPKEVIKRAKEILSSLEEKTDYLPLFQNIPTYSETTEFENEMVERLLEELESIEISTTTPLEALMILSKLKEIAKTVKRGGR
- a CDS encoding NAD-dependent epimerase/dehydratase family protein, whose protein sequence is MILVTGGAGFIGSHLVEEIVKKEKVVVVDNLSSGKLENLPEHENLIFLKEDISDKSTVKNIFDSYPVKTVYHLAAVASVQRSVEEPEETHRTNFDSTLFLLEESRKNKVSKFIFASSAAVYGDLPELPKREDMPVKPLTPYGVDKYASERYVVNSFHLYNLNGTALRFFNVYGERQDPSSPYSGVISIFIDRTIKHLSGEETKIVIYGDGKQTRDFIYVKDVVKALILVGKSPESNGKVFNVGTGRETSLLQLLKVIEEIAGDVPPVKFAPPRRGDVKRSCADIRRIKELGFQPSYSLKEGLRKLFQYELQNHKR